From the Salmo trutta chromosome 2, fSalTru1.1, whole genome shotgun sequence genome, one window contains:
- the LOC115163230 gene encoding glycine-rich cell wall structural protein-like, protein MLQQPGGTAEVNSCKILLNTRRGERVGLGARGVLQCGARGVLQCGARGFYSVGRGGSTVWAAGVLQCGVRGVLQCGARGFYSVGRGGFYSVGRGGSTVWGAGVLQCGARGVLQCGARGFYSVGRGCSTVWGAGGPTVWGAGGSTVLGAGGSTVWGAGGSTVWGTGVLQCGVRGVLQCGARGFYSVGRGGFYSVGCGGFYSVGRGGFYSVGRRGFYSVGRGGSTVWGTGVLQCGVRGVLQCGARGFYSVGRGGFYSVGCGGFYSVGRGGFYSVGRGGFYSVGRGGSTVWGAGVLQCGARGVLQCGARGVLQCGARGFYSVNP, encoded by the exons ATGTTACAACAGCCAGGAGGCACTGCTGAGGTCAACTCATGTAAG ATTCTGTTGAACACCAGAAGAGGCGAAAGAGTTGGACTGGGGGCGCGGGGGGTTCTACAGTGTGGGGCACGGGGGGTTCTACAGTGTGGGGCACGGGGGTTCTACAGTGTGGGGCGCGGGGGTTCTACAGTGTGGGCAGCGGGGGTTCTACAGTGTGGGGTGCGGGGGGTTCTACAGTGTGGGGCACGGGGGTTCTACAGTGTGGGGCGTGGGGGGTTCTACAGTGTGGGGCGCGGGGGTTCTACAGTGTGGGGCGCGGGGGTTCTACAGTGTGGGGCGCGGGGGGTTCTACAGTGTGGGGCACGGGGGTTCTACAGTGTGGGGCGCGGGTGTTCTACAGTGTGGGGCGCGGGGGGTCCTACAGTGTGGGGCGCGGGGGGTTCTACAGTGTTGGGCGCGGGGGGTTCTACAGTGTGGGGCGCGGGGGGTTCTACAGTGTGGGGCACGGGGGTTCTACAGTGTGGGGTGCGGGGGGTTCTACAGTGTGGGGCGCGGGGGTTCTACAGTGTGGGGCGCGGGGGGTTCTACAGTGTGGGGTGCGGGGGGTTCTACAGTGTGGGGCGCGGGGGGTTCTACAGTGTGGGGCGCAGGGGGTTCTACAGTGTGGGGCGCGGGGGTTCTACAGTGTGGGGCACGGGGGTTCTACAGTGTGGGGTGCGGGGGGTTCTACAGTGTGGGGCGCGGGGGTTCTACAGTGTGGGGCGCGGGGGGTTCTACAGTGTGGGGTGCGGGGGGTTCTACAGTGTGGGGCGCGGGGGGTTCTACAGTGTGGGGCGCGGGGGGTTCTACAGTGTGGGGCGCGGGGGTTCTACAGTGTGGGGCGCGGGGGTTCTACAGTGTGGGGCGCGGGGGGTTCTACAGTGTGGGGCGCGGGGGGTTCTACAGTGTGGGGCACGGGGGTTCTACAGTGTGAACCCTTGA